DNA from Streptomyces luteogriseus:
CGGCGCACGCGAGAATGCGGCGCTCACCCGGCTCCTCGCCGGCGCCGAGGGACTGCGGCCGGTCGGCCGGGTCACCGACCGGCTGGGCCGACGCGGCCAGGCCTACGTGAACGACAGCCGCGGAGTCCGCCGCATGCTGATCATGGACCCGGCCGCCGGCGCCGTCCTCGGCCTGGAGAGCACCCTCACGCGGCCGGATCCCGAGTACGGAGTCGAGGAGGGCGACGTCATGTCGTACAGCGCCTGGATGCGCTGATCACCCCTCGGCGACACCGAGTTGCCGGGCGGCGGCCCGCACGGTCTGCTCCAGCAGCGTGGCGATGGTCATCGGGCCGACACCGCCCGGCACCGGCGTGATCAGCGAGGCCCGCTCCACGGCGGAGTCGAAGTCGACGTCGCCGACGTTCCCGGCGTTGTACCCGGCGTCGATCACCACGGCGCCGGGCTTGACGTCCTGGCCGCGGATGAGCCGGGGCCGGCCCACCGCGGCCACCACGATGTCGGCCTCGCGCACGGCCGCCGACAGCTCCCGGGTGCGCGAGTGGCAGTAGGTGACCGTCGCGTCCCGGGCGAGCAGCAGCATTCCGACTGGCTTGCCGAGGATCGCACTGCGGCCCACGACCACGGCCCGCTTCCCGGCCGGGTCGACGCCGTACGCGTCGAGCAGCCGCATGATCCCGCCGGGCGTGCACGACACGAAGCCGGGCAGGCCGAAGCTCATGGTGGCGAAGGAGGCGAAGGTGACGCCGTCGACGTCCTTCCCGGGCGCTATCGCCTCGAACGCGGCCCGCTCGTCGATGTGGTCGCCCACCGGGTGCTGGAGCAGGATGCCGTGCACCCCGGGGTCGGCGGAGAGCGCCTCGACCGCGCCGACGAGTTCCGCGGTGGTCGTCGCGGCGGGCAGCGCCACGTGCCGTGAGGTGATGCCGGCCTTGCGGCAGCGGTTCTGCTTCATCCGGACATACGTGACGGACGCGGGGTCCTCACCGACGAGCACCGTCGCGAGACAGGGCGCGGTGCCCGTCCGTTCGGTGAGGACGGCCGCGCGCTCGCCGGTCTCCTCGATGATCCGCCGGGCGAGTGCGGTGCCGTCCATGAGCCGGGCCTGAGACATGATCCACTCCTGGGCCGATGTACTGCTTCGCCCAGGCGCACGGCATCGACTTCCGCGGGGCCGCTCCCCGGTGGTGCTCCACCTCAGCGCCAGTCACGGCCCGGACCCACCCTAAAGGAGGCCGGTGCCGCTCCCGCTACTCGTCCCAGGCCTGGACCAGGGTCTGCTCGGCGATCTTGCCGTCGCGGAGTCCGATCATGGACTCCGAGAAGACGCGCACCCCGTCCGCGTACTGGCAACTCTCGCTGTAGGCGGCCTCGTCGCCCTGGATGACGCACCGCTCCAGCGTGTGCGACATGTCGCGGCTGTAGACGTCCTCCAGCATCCGGCCGATCTCGTCCCGGCCGTGCAGGACCTTGGGGTGGCTGGGCTGGGTCGTGCGGTCCACGATGCGCAGCTCCGCATCGTCGGCGTACAGGGAGAGCAGGATGTCCGGATCCCCTTCCACGCCCCGGCGCAGGGTGTCACGGTCGAAGGCGGGGTCTGCCGCGGTTCCCATGATGACCTCCTTCGAAGGGCCGCGGCCCGGCGGACGCGGGCCGCGAAACACCTCTCCTGTCGAGCGTCCTCCCGCCCGGCGGGCTAGGCAAGCGCAACCGGAACACTGGGCCTGACGGGTGAGCGGCGCCGCCCGCCCGTGTCCGCCGGGGACCCGCCGGCGTTGCGAAAGGCATGATCTCAACACGACGTATCGTCGCCGCCGTTGGTCTCGCCGCTGGCGTCACCGGCCTCGTCGCGCCGATGGCGAACGCGGCCGACGCGGAAGCGAAGAGCCCGCTCAGCCCGATGTCCACGCTCGACTCGCTGGCCGTGAGCGACATCCCCGCCGAGCACAAGGCCGAGATCCCGCGGCCCTCCTCGCAGGTGGCCGGGCTCAAGCGCCTCAACGACCTCGACCAGCTGAACCAGGTCGTCGGCCTGGTCTCCCCGGTCTTCGGTTTCCTTCCGAACGTCCGCTGACCGCAGCGCACGACGAGGGCCGCCCGGAACCGGGCGGCCCTCGTCGTGCGCGGACTCAGTCCGCGGTGGCCAGGAACTGCGTCGCCGCCAGCTCCGCGTAGAGCGGATCGGCCGTCACGAGCTCACGGTGCGTGCCGACGGCCCGGACCCGTCCCGCGTCCATCACCACGATCCGGTCGGCCATCGTCACCGTCGACAGCCGGTGCGCCACGACGAGGACCGTGGTCGTGCGCGCCACGTCCGCGACGGTGTCCCGCAACGCCGCCTCGTTCACCGCGTCCAGCTGCGAGGTCGCCTCGTCCAGGAGCAGCAGCCGGGGGCGGCGCAGCAGCGCGCGGGCGATGGCGACGCGCTGCCGCTCACCGCCGGACAGCTTGGTGCCGCGGTGCCCCACGAGCGTGTCGAGGCCGCCCGGCAGCCGGGAGACCAGACCGTCGAGACGGGTCGTCTTGAGTACCCGCGCGAGGGCGTCCTCGTCCGCCTCCGGATTGCCCAGCACCAGGTTGTCCCGCAGGGAGCCCGACAGGACCGGCGCATCCTGCTCCACGTAGCCGATCGCGGCGCGCAGCCGGGGAAGCTCCCAGTCGTCCAGATCCCGCCCGTCCAGCGTGATCACCCCGGACTCGGGGTCGTAGAACCGCTCGATCAGCGAGAAGACGGTGGTCTTGCCGGCGCCTGAGGGGCCGACGAACGCCGTCATGCCCTGTGCGGGCACGGTGAACGTCACCCCGTGGTGGACGTAGGGCAGGTCGTCGGCGTAGCGGAAGCGGACGTCGTCGAAGGCGAGGGCGGCGGGCTCGGCGCCGGGGGAGGGCAGCGGGGCGGCCTCGGCGGCCGGCTCGGCGGGCAGGCGCAGGGCCTCCTCGATGCGGGTGAGGGCCGCGGCGCCCGTCTGGTACTGGGTGATGGCGCCGACGACCTGCTGTATCGGCGACATCAGGTAGAAGACGTACAGCAGGAACGCCACCAGCGTGCCCACGTCCACCGCGCCGGTCGCGACGCGTGCGCCGCCCACGGCGAGCACCGTGATGAAGGCGATCTGCATGGCGAGTCCCGCCGTGTTGCCCGCGGCGGCCGACCACTTGGCGGCCCGCACGCTCTGGCGCCACGACTCCTGTGCCGCCTCGTGCAGCGTCCGCTCCTCCCGGTGCTCCGCGCCGGACGCCTTCACCGTGCGCAGGGCGCCGAGGATCCGCTCCAGCGAGGCACCCATGACCCCGACCGCGTTCTGCGCCTGTCGGCTGGCCTGGTTGATACGCGGCACGATCACCCCGAGGATCACGCCCGCGCCCAGGATCACGGCCAGGGTGACGCCCAGCAGCACGGCGTCCACCCAGCCCATCATCACCACCGTGGCGACGAGGGTGAGTCCGCCCGTGCCCAGTCCGACCAGCGAGTCGGTGGTGACCGCGCGCAACAGCGTGGTGTCGGAGGTGATGCGGGCCATCAGGTCCCCGGGTTCGCTGCGGTCCACGGCCGTGATCCGCAGCCGCAGCAGATACGACGACAGGGCCCGCCGCGCGCCGAGCACCACCGACTCGGCGGTGCGCGTCAGCACGTACGAACCCAGCGCGCCCACCGCCGCGTTGGCCACGACCAGGGCCGACATCGCCAGCAGGGCGCCGGTGATGTCCCGGTCGTGCGACAGGTCGTCGATCAGGCCCCGCGCCACCAGCGGCAGCAGCAGCCCGGTCGCCCCGGTGACCAGCGAGAGCAGCGCACCGGCGACCAGGGCCCAGCGGTGCGGCCGTACGTATCCGAGCAACTGCCGCCACGGGGGTGTGGCGGTCTCGGTCTCTGCGATGCTCACGGCGCTCCCTCGGCGTCGGCGGAGCGTTCAGGCTACGTCGCCGCCGACCCGCGCGGCCTGCTCTTTTCGAGCAGAACAGGCCGGTCGATCCGCGCCCCTCACCGATCAGTCGCGCGTAGGGTCGGAGGGGAACGGACCCCCGGCCGACGAAGGAGTCAGCAGCATGGCCCAGGAAGTACGCGGCGTGATCGCCCCCGGCAAGGACGAGCCGGTGCGGATCGAGACGGTCGTGGTGCCCGACCCCGGCCCGGGCGAGGCCGTGGTGCAGGTGCAGGCCTGCGGGGTGTGCCACACCGACCTGCACTACAAGCAGGGCGGCATCAACGACGAGTTCCCGTTCCTGCTCGGTCACGAGGCAGCGGGCGTGGTCGAGGCGGTCGGCCCCGGCGTCACCGATGTCGAGCCCGGTGACTTCGTGATCCTCAACTGGCGTGCGGTGTGCGGGAAGTGTCGGGCCTGTCTGCGCGGGCGCCCCTGGTACTGCTTCGACACCCACAACGCGCAGCAGAGGATGACCCTCGCCTCGACGGGCCAGGAGCTGTCCCCGGCCCTCGGCATCGGAGCCTTCGCGGAGAAGACGCTGGTCGCGGCCGGGCAGTGCACCAAGGTCGACCCGCGGGTGGCCCCGCAGGTGGCCGGGCTGCTGGGCTGCGGTGTGATGGCCGGCATCGGCGCCGCGATCAACACCGGCAACGTCGGCCGGGGCGACTCGGTCGCCGTCATCGGCTGCGGCGGGGTCGGCGACGCGGCCATCGCCGGATCGCAACTGGCCGGAGCGGCGACGATCATCGCCGTCGACATCGACGACCGCAAGCTGGAGACCGCCCGCTCCATGGGCGCCACCCACACCGTCAACTCGCGCGAGAACGACCCGGTCGAGGCGATCCGCGAGCTCACCGGCGGCTTCGGCGCCGACGTCGTCATCGAGGCCGTCGGCCGGCCCGAGACCTACAAGCAGGCCTTCTACGCCCGTGACCTCGCGGGCACGGTCGTCCTCGTCGGCGTCCCCACACCCGAGATGAAGCTCGAACTGCCGCTGCTCGACGTCTTCGGCCGCGGCGGATCCCTGAAGTCCAGCTGGTACGGCGACTGCCTGCCGTCCCGCGACTTCCCCATGCTGATCGACCTGCATCTGCAGGGGCGTCTGGACCTCGGCGCGTTCGTCACGGAGACGATCGGGCTCGACGAGGTGGAGAAGGCGTTCGAGCGGATGCACCACGGCGACGTGCTGCGCTCGGTGGTGGTGCTGTGATGACGACGCGCATCGAACACCTCGTCACCTCCGGCCGGTTCAGCCTCGACGGCGGCACCTGGGACGTCGACAACAATGTGTGGATCGTCGGCGACGATCACGAGGCGATCGTCATCGACGCCGCCCACGACGCCGACGCCATCGCCGAGGCCGTCGGGGACCGCCGGCTCACCGCCATCGTGTGCACGCACGCCCACAACGACCACATCGACGCCGCCCCCGCCCTCGCCGAGCGCACCGGTGCCACCATCTGGCTGCACCACGACGACCTGCCGCTGTGGAAGCAGACCCACCCGGACCGGGAACCGGACGCCTGGCTGGTCGACGGCCAGACGATCGAGGCCGGCGGCGCCGACCTCAGGGTCCTGCACACCCCGGGGCACGCGCCCGGCGCCGTCTGCCTCTACGACCCGGGACTGGGCACCGTCTTCACCGGCGACACCCTCTTCCAGGGCGGCCCCGGCGCCACCGGCCGGTCCTTCTCGCACTTCC
Protein-coding regions in this window:
- a CDS encoding S-(hydroxymethyl)mycothiol dehydrogenase, coding for MAQEVRGVIAPGKDEPVRIETVVVPDPGPGEAVVQVQACGVCHTDLHYKQGGINDEFPFLLGHEAAGVVEAVGPGVTDVEPGDFVILNWRAVCGKCRACLRGRPWYCFDTHNAQQRMTLASTGQELSPALGIGAFAEKTLVAAGQCTKVDPRVAPQVAGLLGCGVMAGIGAAINTGNVGRGDSVAVIGCGGVGDAAIAGSQLAGAATIIAVDIDDRKLETARSMGATHTVNSRENDPVEAIRELTGGFGADVVIEAVGRPETYKQAFYARDLAGTVVLVGVPTPEMKLELPLLDVFGRGGSLKSSWYGDCLPSRDFPMLIDLHLQGRLDLGAFVTETIGLDEVEKAFERMHHGDVLRSVVVL
- a CDS encoding MBL fold metallo-hydrolase codes for the protein MTTRIEHLVTSGRFSLDGGTWDVDNNVWIVGDDHEAIVIDAAHDADAIAEAVGDRRLTAIVCTHAHNDHIDAAPALAERTGATIWLHHDDLPLWKQTHPDREPDAWLVDGQTIEAGGADLRVLHTPGHAPGAVCLYDPGLGTVFTGDTLFQGGPGATGRSFSHFPTIIDSIRDRLLTLPPETTVRTGHGDSTTIGAEAPQLQEWIARGH
- a CDS encoding bifunctional 5,10-methylenetetrahydrofolate dehydrogenase/5,10-methenyltetrahydrofolate cyclohydrolase, encoding MSQARLMDGTALARRIIEETGERAAVLTERTGTAPCLATVLVGEDPASVTYVRMKQNRCRKAGITSRHVALPAATTTAELVGAVEALSADPGVHGILLQHPVGDHIDERAAFEAIAPGKDVDGVTFASFATMSFGLPGFVSCTPGGIMRLLDAYGVDPAGKRAVVVGRSAILGKPVGMLLLARDATVTYCHSRTRELSAAVREADIVVAAVGRPRLIRGQDVKPGAVVIDAGYNAGNVGDVDFDSAVERASLITPVPGGVGPMTIATLLEQTVRAAARQLGVAEG
- a CDS encoding ABC transporter ATP-binding protein: MSIAETETATPPWRQLLGYVRPHRWALVAGALLSLVTGATGLLLPLVARGLIDDLSHDRDITGALLAMSALVVANAAVGALGSYVLTRTAESVVLGARRALSSYLLRLRITAVDRSEPGDLMARITSDTTLLRAVTTDSLVGLGTGGLTLVATVVMMGWVDAVLLGVTLAVILGAGVILGVIVPRINQASRQAQNAVGVMGASLERILGALRTVKASGAEHREERTLHEAAQESWRQSVRAAKWSAAAGNTAGLAMQIAFITVLAVGGARVATGAVDVGTLVAFLLYVFYLMSPIQQVVGAITQYQTGAAALTRIEEALRLPAEPAAEAAPLPSPGAEPAALAFDDVRFRYADDLPYVHHGVTFTVPAQGMTAFVGPSGAGKTTVFSLIERFYDPESGVITLDGRDLDDWELPRLRAAIGYVEQDAPVLSGSLRDNLVLGNPEADEDALARVLKTTRLDGLVSRLPGGLDTLVGHRGTKLSGGERQRVAIARALLRRPRLLLLDEATSQLDAVNEAALRDTVADVARTTTVLVVAHRLSTVTMADRIVVMDAGRVRAVGTHRELVTADPLYAELAATQFLATAD
- a CDS encoding nuclear transport factor 2 family protein, translated to MGTAADPAFDRDTLRRGVEGDPDILLSLYADDAELRIVDRTTQPSHPKVLHGRDEIGRMLEDVYSRDMSHTLERCVIQGDEAAYSESCQYADGVRVFSESMIGLRDGKIAEQTLVQAWDE